In Williamwhitmania taraxaci, one genomic interval encodes:
- a CDS encoding HNH endonuclease family protein translates to MPNIFRHTSPVRTCLKTYASYRSFKQYLAEDFNSRCGYTDCPDFWFGGKNNFHIDHFKPFSKSPKLETDYSNLVYCCSYVNILKSDDEGEYIDPCDVDFNEHFERDNDGGIIPKKTSKEATYMHSKLQLGLSRYKLIWKLDEIYNRLLKLQTEIKNPKNAELINDIRIIHSELAEEFTTYLQYLKVNQ, encoded by the coding sequence ATGCCAAATATATTTAGACATACTAGTCCAGTAAGAACTTGTTTAAAAACATATGCAAGTTATCGCAGTTTCAAGCAATACTTAGCAGAGGATTTTAATTCAAGATGTGGGTATACAGACTGTCCTGACTTTTGGTTTGGGGGGAAGAATAATTTTCATATTGACCATTTTAAACCTTTTTCAAAAAGCCCCAAACTAGAAACTGATTATTCAAACCTTGTTTACTGTTGCTCTTATGTCAATATTTTAAAGTCGGATGATGAAGGTGAATATATTGACCCTTGTGATGTTGACTTTAACGAACATTTTGAGAGGGATAATGACGGTGGGATAATTCCAAAGAAAACCTCAAAGGAGGCAACCTATATGCATTCCAAATTGCAACTTGGTTTATCAAGATACAAACTAATATGGAAGTTGGATGAAATCTATAATCGCCTATTGAAACTTCAAACCGAAATAAAAAATCCAAAAAATGCGGAATTGATAAATGATATAAGAATCATTCACAGTGAATTGGCAGAAGAGTTTACAACTTATTTGCAATATCTTAAGGTTAATCAGTAG